The genomic interval CAAACTGCACACGGATGATCCAGTTGAACTCAGTTGTCACAGTGAAGAAGTTTACTAGTTGGGGCTGAAAATGCTTTAGTGGCATAATTCTTTCGAAGACTGACTATATACCTTTGAGTGTTTGGATTTACagcatgtatttttgccttGAATCTGTGATGATACAAttctatataaaaataattctataattACTCAGAGAAACATATCTGGGATTTATTACATGAAGGCCAAAGACTACCAGACGTTATTTTTTTAGATGTTAGAAATGCTTTCAAACGAAATATTACAGGATAAGTAAAGAGAAACACGGTACAGGGACTGTGATTTTACTGGTTCCAAAGAGAACTGTGCTCtgctcaaaaaaacaaacaaacaaaaaagcttttttccccaaagtctgaaattttcaaaataccttATTACTATACAAGGATAATATTTTAGTGCCACATACTGTCTTATTGCTGAAGTACTTTgaaaatttcacattttcaggaaagagtgcttttttccccaaacaaagTTGTCAGCTGTGAATCATTATCTAATGAATAGAACAGTAATCTCAGCAATAAAAGTGTATATGGAAGTGCAGTGGCACTATAGCAACAGCCCCAAAGGGCTCAGATGAGTCTGTTTATTTGTCCTATAATTTGGGTATCCATCGAAGTAATGActtaagaaaaatgtgttaCATTACTgttcaaagaaacaaaccacattttttgAAGAACTTACGTTTGAAACTCCTTTGCTTCAGAGAGAAAGTTTGCCTTAACTGTGGATGGGTCATATGAAGGAACCAGGACTCACACGCTGAGCTCCTGCCTCTGCCCGACGTCCCCGGCCAGGTTTCACTACATCAAGTACAACCAGTCGGCGCTGACTGTGGCTCTGCCGCGACGGAGGCGGCTCAGCAGGGTATGTGATCTCCACTAggagcaagtgataggatgaagttacgccaggggaggttgacgTTtcatcttgggaacaatttattcccagaaagggttgggttaatggttggactcgatgatcttgagagtaTCTTCttaccaaaatgattctgtgacactgTAATGCATAACTGgctttttgctgtgtgtttctttGGTGACCTCTAAGACCTGAGTCCATGTGCAAGTGTGTGTATGCGGGGAATTGGTAAATGTATGTATGTGAGGCAGGGgaaatcttttgttttccccttttgtaTAATAGCTAActgtcattattattttttccagtctatATCAAGTCAAAATGAAAGTGATATGAACGAGTCCGTGACTCTAGCTCTGAACTCGCTTCCTAtacaagagaaaataacaaTAGCGGAGGTGAGAACAAGGCTTTCTTAATAAACATGCATTCAGTTTGGTGGGTGATGAGAGGCTTGGAGTTCAGTTAATCAGTTCCTGTCAGACACAATGCATGCTACAGTGCAAGGTGTGAATTACAGTCACTCTTCAAATATGCAATAtatagtatatttttttctcgtttcttttttttttttcttttcttgcatgTGGTTCAAAGCATGCTGTTCAACCCTGTTCTGAGTTTAATTTCCTCAGGACATTTCAGTTCATCAACACAGTGTGTGAGCTAACAGTAAAGGATATGAAAATTAAGACTTAAATTTGCAAAGGGAAAGCCTGAAGCAGAAGATAAAACAGACAACATCCATATGCCTGTGGTTCAGATTTCCAGAAAATGAACGTTAAACCAGGCGTTCAGCTATGAAAAGCTGAGGGGCCTTAAGCCCATCTGGCTTAGGTGAATGGTTCACTTCTACCTAGAGTGTACTGGAGCTCATTAGATCTCTCACAGCACAGATCATTGCAGGCCAGAttctgcagctgtgctgctgactGCAAAGACAGTGAAACTCAATCCATGGATGGAGTGGGGGAGGAAAGTTCAGGATTTGTGACCTGAGCATGCTTACACTGTTTGTATTGCTATTTTCAGGACAGGACAATTGACTTGTACACAAAGGCAAGTGAATGGTAAGTGAATTTTCAGCAAGACCTGTAACTGGGAGACATTTGTACCTACACAAAACCCGTTTGAAATCAGCAGGGGTCCATGCAGGCTCAGTTGTAAGCAGGGGTGTGTTCATCTTTTGGTTGCAGGCTTTTGTCAGGTTCTTCTTTTTGGTGATGGAGAATTAAATCATGGGTTCCCTTTCCTCCAAGTTTTCAAGCTGTTAGTAGAGCTCAGTAAGCAGATCGCTATTTGTGTGCACTATTATGCCCACAGATGGAGAGAGCAAACTCCACGAAGAAAtagtattttatattatatgaATAAAATAACACCAAGGCTTGGTAGCTACTTTCCTAGTCAACTGCAGTGCTTGTTGATAGTGATTATCTAGTTACAGGCACATGAGGCATTCACCACTGAAACCTGAAAAATTAACTATATGAGCAAATAAAACTAGAAGTGTAATGTAGAAGCCTTGTTACCATACCAGGTCAGTATGTCATGTTCTGTTCTGCCTTCCCGTTTGCATTCTTGTTGGCAGCTACAGCAATTAGCAGAGGCCTGTCTATGGTGTTCCTCTTTCTAATTTAGTACAATATACTGTCCACAAATTGGTCTGTAAACACACACAAGCATAGCTGGATTTGACCAAGGAGAATGATAATGTAGTAATATTTGTGCCCTGGTCTCAGGACCCAGGGTCTGTTTTACAGGCCAAGAAATCTGGATGCCCGTCTGGGGTTTGAGCTGTGCCCTGACGAACAGAATTTCCTGCAAAACCGGAGGAAGGTGGTTGCTGCTGCACTGAAAGATGTTCTTCATCTGGAGGAAGATCTGCAAGAGCATGAGGTAACAAGGAAAGACACTGCTGGGGTATTTTTCTCCGTCCTTTCTCTCAAGCCTGGAGATGGGGAGTGATGTCTCCTGTCTGTACAGATGAGGACTGAGGACCTCtgtcagcagctcctcctccagGGTGCTGTTTGTAGCCAGGGTGGACTCATCTGAAGAGCTCCATAGTCTGTCTGGATGAGCAAAGTCTCTATTTCCACTTGGCTTTCAAGTGACTCATTTGGAGGAACTTCGAACCAAGGAGTTTGGTCCATGTTTCTTAAAAGTCCTTCCTGAAGTGCTGAAGTCTTTTAGTATACCCCACTGGGATGTCCAGCAACTTGTATAATACACAAGTCCTACAGCAATATTGCTTTATCTCTAATCTAcatgtttattttactgttgTCTGAATATTGCTTTTGCATGTTTGTCTTCTTTTGACACAATGTGCCTTAACACCACTTTTTCACCTATGCTTTCTGATGTTTTTTGTGTTGAACAGGTGCCTATAGTGGCTGTGACCACAGCAGGGTGTGGGATAAGAGCACTCACTGCCATGTATGGCAGCATTTTGGGTCTTCAAAAGTTACGTGTTCTGGATTGCATTACATACATCAGTGGCTCATCTGGCACAACATGGTGAGGAGTCATATTGGTACTGTTGTTTGGATATTCTTGTGTTAAACAAAATCCATGCATTGTCCAGGGTTTTACATCTCAGCAAGGGTGAAATGGGTCTATTGAGTTACTGCTTCCATCTTTGGTCTGTGAATCTCAGGGTCATCCATGGAAGGCCTGTTGTGCATCATACATTTGGTGTCACTGAAGTAACTTATCCCTAACTAAAAGAGGAGACTTTATAGGAAGCACAAGCATCACAAGTTATTTACTGTTGAACAGAAACAGCATAGACACTTGGTATATCTGCTTGTATTGAATCCAGATAAAGTGATTTTTGACTGATTGCCTTTAGACTAGCATTTCTGCTCAAAGTAAGTTCAAAGAGGAGAGTAACCTCAAGATAAAGCCATAGGTGACCAAAGCACCAAAAAGTATATCCTCTGAGtttcagaatcacagagtgcttggggttggaagggacctctggatatcatctagtccaacccagcatcttaatttctttctgctctccatCACATTTCCTGCCTGCAGGACTATGACAAAACTGTATGAAGATGCTGACTGGTCACGTAAAGATATTGGAGAAATAATTATCGAAGCTCGGAAGCAAGCAGCCAAGTGCAAGATGGGGTCTTTTTGCTTGAGAAGTCTGAGGAATTATTACAGAGAGCTGAGCCAAAGGACCCAAGCAGGACATAAGACATCTTTTATTGATCTGTGGGGGCTCATGATCGAATCCATGTTAAATGATGGGGTAATGTTTATACATCTTTCTTCTCATAAAGTTGGCAACTTGATCTTCATGACAATTATGAGAAATTAAAATCCTAGGAAGAGAAACCTGGCCAATAACAAGGTACTTGGTATGTGGACAGAACACCACTTATTTGCATTAATGACTTGGAGATATAGTATATATCTACACTAGAGACTAAAGTGCAGCTGAATGTAACATTAAAATGCTCAGACTAGCTTTAAAGTAACCAGGATACTAATTTACATTGTAGCTGTCCAAGAATTTGTTGAGATTCTTAGGTATTTTTATGGCACCATGCTTTTATGTCTCCACTGCTGCAATATTTACACAAGCTGCAGTCATAACTTGAATGTAGTACAAATGTACCCCATATGGAGTTACTGCATTTTGTTATGAGAAAGGATATAGATCCAGAGCTCCTGAGACATCCTTACTTCGGATTTTATCTCTCAGGACCTCTCATTCCTCATTTTGTTGTAATGACAGAAGCAAAACTTCCCATGTAAACTAGCAGACTGGTGCTAGCCGGAGAAAaagctattttgttttaaaatcctgTAAACctagtttatattttttctagGTGAAACAGGTAAAATTAAATACTCTCATTTCATACATTTCACATTGTATTTCTGGCCTCAGTGCTATGTAGCAAAATTTGCTAGAATTTAGTTTGGCTGAAGTACACTCAAAATCCCCATTTCTCTCATAAGATAAGTTGATATTATCAGACAGCACATTCCTCTGTGGGTGTTCACTTTCAATACGGTTTTCAAAAATAATCATGACTAGAAAGCTGCCTTGACACACACTGCCTTGACAAACTCATATGTTTAACAGATGAAGTGTGTGATAACAGCTGAATTACCAAGATCGTCCCAATTTTTTCACTTACATTTAGCCATGCGAAGTTAGAATAGCATGTGAAGCAACTCATTACTGTCATTCTACAATAAATGTAGAACATGGCTGGTTATCTTAACAACAATTATTCTCATTCCCACAATTTTCTTGCTCTCTGTTATTCAAGCACATGGAAGTAAATTTAGgaggaaattcagaaaaattatACCCCATATTCAGACATTATAAGCTGATGTCTTTAAGGAACTCATTATCagctggtatttttttctttttcttttttctttttttttttttcttccaaatccaGAAATGCTACCACAGACTTTCTGATCAACGTCGGGCAGTGAACCAGGGTCAGAACCCACTGCCCATCTACCTTGCTCTCAATGTCAAGGATAAATTTGCCACCAAAGATTTTAGAGGTAATGTTTCCATTCTGGAAAAAGACCTGTGTTTTATCCCAGGAGATACACCATGGGAATACTGTAAATAATGATGAATTGTTTTAAATTCTCACTCCAAGCCAGGAGAAGTCCTGTACAGAGACAGAAAGAGTAATTGGGCTGCCACAGGACAGAGAGCAACAATTCAGTATTTTGTTAGGTGTCCTGGCACGTCAGTGTGCCTGTTCAGACATAAACTTCAGACTCGTAACACAACATAAATCTGTGACAATTGTCTCAGAAATGCTATGAAATCTAAAAGAAAGTGATTCAAAGGAGCTTTATGTTTACTTAGTGTATGTCTTTCATGGTTGGCTAAAGGCAATAAAAccaacagaaataaatctgtgTTCTAATCTACCTTCCATGAGAAATCTTCCCACTTGctagataaaaagaaagaggaaattttAGTTTTCCCTTCAAACTGCCATTATTCTTTCACAAATCTGCAGACAGTGTGATTGACAGCTGATTGAGCTATCAGCAGGGTTGCCTCGGGGCGCTTGCTAAGCCAGCTCACACATGAGGGCTGACATCCGAAAGGTTTATTCCATGACTGGTGACTTTACTGTTTTTAGCAGTGGATCTGATATTGTTGGTGTGTATTTTGGCAGAGTGGGTGGAATTCACGCCGTATGAGGTGGGCTTCCTGAAGTACGGCGCCTTCATTCGCGCAGAGGATTTTGGCAGTGAGTTCTTCATGGGTCGCCTGATGAAGAAGCTCCCTGAATCCCGGATCTGCTTCATGCAAGGTGACTCACCCACCTGGGGGAGCATCAAGAATTTAATACAAACACTAATGAGTCTTGAAAACAGTCCCCAGCGACCTGTTGTTCTGCAGGTGGCAGCAGAGGGACTGGGTCATCTTACAAATGGTTCCCTTTCTCACCCAGCTAAAATTCAGCATTTCTCCTGAGATTCACTCAACTGTCCAGCTAGCAGAGGTCATGTTATCATTTGGACTAGGATAAAATGTGACTGAAACAACTTTGCAGGTGCTTTAGAAACATCACcattttgaaagctgaaaatcTATGAGACTTTGTGGAAGCTGAAGAAAACgctgagaagaaataaataggGCAAGAAAGGGGGAATCAAGCAAGGAGCTGGCTGAAAATAGTTCTCtatcaaaggaaagaaaaaaaggaaaattggaaaatgaaaatgacaaTATGAAATTTctctttaagtaaaaaaaaaaaaaaagttgttctaGGTAAAACttggcagaaggaaaaagaatttgAAATTTCTTGTGAAATAACTTTGCCTTCTAACTCCTCTCTACCACTGAAATACATGTCTGGGCTTATGAAAGATTGTGTAGAAATGCCAAAAATTTAGAGAAGAGTGGtgaaaagaagagaaggctgtttttaaatgaacttcATTGTGTTTACCTCAGTACTACTTACTATACATTTCCTGCTTCATAGGAATGTGGAGCAGTATCTTCTCCAAAAACCTCTTGGATGCTTGGCATGCAGCTGACAATTCAGAGGACTTCTGGAACAGGTGGACCCAGAACAAAGTGACTGAAATAGGTAAATCTTAAGTATCCTTTGACGTGGGGTCTTCTTCTTCCAGGCTCCTCTGATATGGTAGGTGTGCTCacatttcttgtgttttgggtttttttgtcagcCTGGTGCTCTCAGCCTCTGATTATGGGATGCACTgggaaaataaagttatttggTATAAGCAAAATTTTGGCTCTTTGTTAAAATAGTGAGAATTTTTACTGGAATGAAAGACACCATCAGACAGATCTTGATGGATAAGGAAATAAGGATGGATGCATAAGGTGGTCCCTAAAGTGTTGTGTTAAAACACTTGGAAAGAAGAACTTCTGTCAAAGCCTCATGTCAAATATTTGTTATCCAGAGACAAGCCTGAGCACTTCTTTTTCCATTATCTATTTGTCCTGCAGAGTGCATTCGTTCTTCAAAATCTTACTGAATGGAAAGATTTGGTAGAGGTCAAAGGAAGTGAATGGAGTGGAGCTCTGTTACACCAGCTGAGAGGCAGCTCTGTACTAAAAGACCATTTCTTAGAAATGCTCATCAGCATCTTCATgttaaaattaaagcaaatctGGTGATTTCATGGTGAACAGATGTGGCTCAGGATGCTGTAGTCTGTGTTTCTGGGAAAGCAGACAACAAACCCTTGTGTTTGGgtttatataaataatttgGAAGTTTGTGTTGAATTCAGCTGGCCGAACCCAGACCAAATTgagcaaaagtaaaaatattgaatttaaaaatgaaacattcacttttttttcattttataaataaactttgaatttcagatttaacCTACACAGAATCTAAAACAAGTATTCCCctcaaatatataaatattaaatatatatatttaaatatatatatttatatataaatatataaactattttccctggttttgtttctttggaagAGTGGATTTAATATGTGCCAAGCTCATGTTTTTTGATGAGAAAAATGGTCCTTTAGTGAGACAGGGCAAACCAgagtttagaaaacaaaaccaattttatGTTTTGTCAAGAGATTGACTGAAACTCACTGCAGACCACAGGGAAAAATAATGCAATGCTGAGAGCTGTGAACACCTGGTTACTATTGGTACAGAGGAATCAGCgaccctttttcctctttgtgcCTAGCCTCCTCTCAATCTTGGTTATAATTCAATTGCGTGTCATTTACACCATGTACCCCTAGAGGAACAACCGGACTTGCCTGAGAAGCCCCATGAGATGGCTACATGCATGTTCACTCCTACAAGCGGCCTCTCCACTGCTCTCCGGGACATCCTGACGGACCGCCCTGCCGTCTCCAAGTACCACAACTTCCTGAGGGGCTTCCAGATGCACAACGAGTACATCCAGCAGGAACATTTTGCAAAATGGAAAGGTGTGGACAGCACTCCTGCCTACCCACCTCAGCGGTCATTGGGGCAGTCACAGGGGCTGGGATTTAGCAAAGGACATTTGTACATCCTGAAGAGAACTGAGTGGgttttgtggttggttgttAGTGCTTGCTgagaggagaagagggaaaacaaagtaACTCCTCACGTCTTTCACTTCCAGTAACACAACTGTTCATTTTTTGGGTGATTTGGTACTGGAAGTCCTCACTGGGTTGAAAATCATGGGGGTGGGGCTTTGCACATATGGGGAACCTACTACAGGTTTGATACAGTTCATGGGTTTGGAAAGACTAGCAAAACATGAGTGGAAAGGCTGAAGGGAGCTTTAGGATTGCTGCATGCTATCCtaaagcaaagggaaaatccTGGATGGGAGGGAAGCTCActtatattttgctttctaacTTGACAGATGCCTTTTTGCAGTTTGCTAATAGCTCTGAGTCTTCTCTCTAGACACTTTACTGGATACCTCTCCTAATGACCTGAGAGTCAACTCAGAGCACCTGGAGTTGGTGGATGcagctttcttctttgaaaccAGTTGCCCACCCCTTATGAGACCAGAGAGAAATGTGGATGTCATAATACACTTAAATTACACCGGTGGATCACAGACCTTGGTGAGAAGTCTCAAAACTGTTTTTGTTTAGTAATGGATTTTACTTTGCTTTCCACAACTTTCAGACAGGTGTCTGTAAAACATGAAACTTAGTGGAATTTAGTAACATGGAGTTTCTGAACCTTAGAAGAAGAATGGAAATTCCCAGAGAGGAaaatttctctatttttctcaGGCCACTTTTGAAATAGTCCTAAGTCCTTTACCAGTGAAGTACAGAGTGGCACAGAGAAATTAGGAAGATTGAACTGCAACTGCCATTACAATTATGTGTAAGATTTTAAAGTACAAATACAGGTGGAAAAACTTTGTGTGTGACTCAGATGCTGAATTTAATCTGCATTTTCCATAAATATATAcaattttatttgtctttttattttaatatgtgcTTTTCTAACTGTCAAGAACAATCTGGtggtaaataatttcttcatttttctctctttcaataaatacaatttttctgCTTACATAGTGGGCTTGAAGCAGGATATCAAATGCATTTGCTATGTTTTCAGAAATCTCATTTGGTTAAAACAGCTATATAGATTTTGAAAGTGGTATTCACCACATAAAAAGATGGGTTTAGGCTTCCAAATATATACttgtaattttaaatttgtCCCTAAAGGGCATCACAAAAAACACAAGGTTCACTGGTTAAGGTTCTGTCATTTTCTCAAGTGGAAGATAGTTTAGTAGTACTCTTACACTGTGATGCCacgtgaaaaaaagaaaaaaaaatgcctccGTACTGTAGCTGACAAAGAGCATATGTAATAAGTTGCActatatttctttctgtaatcTGAAGTCTTTTCTGACAAACTGAGGTGGTACTTTAGTGTTTTGTTAGATAAATTAACACAGTGGGTCAACACAAATGAATTTCTGATGAATGCTTTCACTGCTGTATTTTGAAACCTGAAATATGTTAGCTTGAAAACTCATATTATTTCTAAACTTAAAGGTATAGAAATGGATAAGTTGGTCTCAAAACCCTGCTAAAGTCTATTGAGGTCAACTTACAAGTTATACTGCTATATAAAGTTGATACAGTTAGACTGCTATATAAACTGCTATAAATTGACTGTGAATCCTACTGCCTTGGACTGCAAATGTAGTTTTGTTTAGATCtaaatttttgtgttttatttttcctttaattaatGATGCCTTATAAAACTCTTTGAACTCCCCTGTTCTTTTCCTAAATCATGTTCCCATTTTAGAGATGTGCCTTGATAcctatttaaaacatttttaccaTCTTGATATTGGGTGTTTTCTTGTGAGACTGTTTTCAAATAGCTCCTTGGGTAACATAAGAACAGTTCCTTGGGCTGCAGGTGCTCATGTTATTCTCAGATGTCCAGTGCTATGAGTCTACTTTGTGCAACTTGGCATGAATTATTGGGCTTCGGCAGCAGCCTGATCTTGGGTATCTTTTCCATTCCTTACACTGCTGCTGTTGGGCCATGACCAGCCCCTGGAGCAGGCTTGCAGATACTTCTCAGAGCAGGGAATTCCATTCCCTAGTGTTGGGCTGAAGGATGATGAGCAGAACCTGAAAGAGTGCTACATGTTTGATGGTACAGACACCCCGGgagctcctctgctgctttatttCCCTCTAGTGAATGACACCTTCC from Columba livia isolate bColLiv1 breed racing homer chromosome 5, bColLiv1.pat.W.v2, whole genome shotgun sequence carries:
- the LOC102083959 gene encoding cytosolic phospholipase A2 epsilon — translated: MGLFYSKIQTEPSPCNLLTVKVIRMKNARKADLLSQSDCYVSLSLPTASVQHFRTKTVKNSKNPTWNETFHFTIQSQVKNILELKVCDEDNITEDDHLLTVFFDVSKIQLGENIRLSFQLNPQGKEELEVEFTMESSPDPPENIVTNGVLVSREVACLDVQVNGGRLRKDSSERKFALTVDGSYEGTRTHTLSSCLCPTSPARFHYIKYNQSALTVALPRRRRLSRSISSQNESDMNESVTLALNSLPIQEKITIAEDRTIDLYTKASEWTQGLFYRPRNLDARLGFELCPDEQNFLQNRRKVVAAALKDVLHLEEDLQEHEVPIVAVTTAGCGIRALTAMYGSILGLQKLRVLDCITYISGSSGTTWTMTKLYEDADWSRKDIGEIIIEARKQAAKCKMGSFCLRSLRNYYRELSQRTQAGHKTSFIDLWGLMIESMLNDGKCYHRLSDQRRAVNQGQNPLPIYLALNVKDKFATKDFREWVEFTPYEVGFLKYGAFIRAEDFGSEFFMGRLMKKLPESRICFMQGMWSSIFSKNLLDAWHAADNSEDFWNRWTQNKVTEIEEQPDLPEKPHEMATCMFTPTSGLSTALRDILTDRPAVSKYHNFLRGFQMHNEYIQQEHFAKWKDTLLDTSPNDLRVNSEHLELVDAAFFFETSCPPLMRPERNVDVIIHLNYTGGSQTLPLEQACRYFSEQGIPFPSVGLKDDEQNLKECYMFDGTDTPGAPLLLYFPLVNDTFQRYAAPGIARSAAEIEQGKVDISGFCSPYSTREVSLKAEDFNKLLKLTNYNIMNNENMILQALRMAVARKKQALSQPVAQAQCST